AATTGTCTGTCAATAAAACTTATGGCACCTACCTGCAAGAACACTGCAGAGAAAGCTGACAAGGTGTCAAAGCAAAATTTGGTGCGGCTGTTTCATTAAGATTGAGCGATCCGAGCTGGTAGCTTGTTCTAAACCCTGTGAAACAGgaattctcgtcttgtcgtaccccttgaatatatgtaccgTGTTAAGcactgcgtagattgttggtgctatataaataaaagataataataatatccaggTCCACTGGTTTGTTTATGCAAAGCAGCAGcaacaatgttttaatgcaaAGAATTATTAAAGCACACAGATCTgcagtgagatttttttttattattgtgttttcctttaatacataataaaaatattgcaaccatagtaaccaatagaagaaaatgtattattttataaaaaccagattataattcagatttttgtcattttcttcCCCTCCCTCGTGCAGGTGATCAGTGAACTTGGTGGAAAAGACCTTGATGATGTTGTAAATTCTGGTAATACTTGTTTGTTTACCCATTCGTAAAGTGTATAATAAAGATTAAGATGAAAGTGGCCCATTTAATCAGttattttgatgtattttattgtggGCTGCATGCTACATACTGCAATACCTTTTTAACTATAATAGCCATAGCAACTATATGTGTCGAGGCTAAAACTGTTACAGAATGTAACCTTAGTCTTAGGTACACAGTAGTCTATAATTTTCGCATGCTGaaataacatttgtatttttgttgtatACAAGTATtgaatgtttgcatttttttaactgGATTTGATATTCTATTTTCCAGGCCTCTCCAAACTTTCATCAGTGCCATCTGGGGGTGCTGTGGCTGCAGCTCCTGCATCTGCTCCAGCTGCCGGAGGAGCTGCTCCAGCTGGTACGTCTTTATATAAAGTTTCACATTTTAACATATATCTAAAGATTTTCCGCATGGTTTACCACTGTGCAAATTTTATTCTCTCCGTTTAACGTTCATACTGCATTCTATGCCATGCTTGTAACCATATTATCTAACACATGCATAGATGGAATTCTGTACACTACAAAGTGTGGGACTTTAGGTGAAgcgaaattaaaatgtttagtgTATCCAGACGGTGATAAGTACCAACAGTTATTACCTTTTGCGTGTAATGAGATGCACTTAATGCTTTTTATGAATAATTGAGTTGCTTCTATtacaatttttcttttaatttgtgATTATGGAATTGTGCTCTTAATGTTTTGGGATTTGTTTTCAGCTgacaagaaagaagaagaaaagaaggatGAATCTGAAGAGTCTGATGACGACATGGGATTTGGACTCTTTGATTAAATGCCtattttcctaaaataaaaaatcaaagttcatgaagacatgtttggtttcTTAAAAATTGTTTGATTTGACTGGTACAGGACTCATGTAAATTAAGAGAACTATGAGGTACAGAGAATGAGGTGTGACAAAACAGGAGAAATGGTTCTGGTATGTGGAGGAGCTATCATAGAAGActtgaatgaataaataaattgcGGTCTTTGGGTTTGGATAAtaggtctgcaacagggtagacattctGGGTGGAACAACTCAAGTGTTTAAGTTAGAAGTGCGGCAGCTTtaatattgataaatgtaaaaatcccacggcagaatatagcattgaggGAGTaatttctgatgacttaaaggtaaacAGATAATGCACTAAAGCATCTCTAAAAGCAAGCAGAATCCTGGGTTGCATAGGGAAATACCTCACCTAGATTTTTGTCTTGCGGGCCATttatcaggaaaggttaaataGTCTATAGCTTGGAAGACAGAAAATAGATGGGGGATACAAATGATTTAAAGTACAGGGgaaagcttatttgaaaggaggagtaatgtataataaagtaataaaggggtcatggtctaaaactagaggatcagaagCTGATGTAATATGTgtaagttctactttactcagaaggtggtagataaatgggacAGTCCCCAAGCAGatgtggaggctaatacagcaagggaatttaaacagcaTTGTATAGACCTAAAGCTTTCCTCAGTAGAGGACCTGACTAAAGACTGATACGGATTTAAACTCCTTACGTCGGaaaccaggttttttttaaccatacatGCACTGTGGCTAACTCGGAGGTCTTATGCTTAGGAATTATTCCACCATGTCATATGTTCAGGTTGACTAGCTGTAGGATTTACTCAGTTCATAGAGACATAGTGAGTTGATTCATTGCATTCTGCATTCTGAATTTTATTGCAGAAGATCTTTGTGGTTGGGTGCTTTCATAGGTATAGTAGATGAATCAATACAGCCTTGATTACTAAACTGAAAAGATAATTTAGAGATACAAAAATTGTTTCAACACAAGGGCTCTAGAATTTTAGGACCATGcaaatgtacatatatttttggaatcaCTGAGTATTCATTGACTACCATTCTGAATTGATGTTAgcatgttttcatttgttttgtggaAGGAATTGTATGTCCTTCAGGTGATTTGAACTATCCCCGGAGTCGCGCATGATACATAACTGagatcatttaaaatgtatttttatggatCGTGACTAgcctattaaaacattttttttcccctttgtagTTGCTGCCACTTTAGAGTCTAATATATATCAACATGCTCAACATTAACAGGCTTAGTGTGTGTTGATTTAATGGATTCCAAGTCTCAATTAAAGCGTACATGGTTTCCAGCATCTTATTAAAATCCGTGACATCTATGGATGTCCCATGGTAGTCATTTGACCAAAACCGTGTGACAGTTTATAAAAGGCATAAGAAGCCAGTATCTATTCATAAAAAACATTAAGGAATT
This sequence is a window from Spea bombifrons isolate aSpeBom1 chromosome 2, aSpeBom1.2.pri, whole genome shotgun sequence. Protein-coding genes within it:
- the LOC128475081 gene encoding 60S acidic ribosomal protein P2-like, giving the protein MRYVAAYLLATLGGNSSPSAKDLKKILSSVGIEAEEERVNKVISELGGKDLDDVVNSGLSKLSSVPSGGAVAAAPASAPAAGGAAPAADKKEEEKKDESEESDDDMGFGLFD